The following nucleotide sequence is from Thioalkalivibrio sp. XN279.
CTTTCTGGCGGAAATAACCCAGCGAGATATAGCCCCAGAAGTCGCGGCACAGGTCGAGCAGGGCGGTGTTGAAGCGCGCCAGCGCGTGGCAGTACTCGGCAATCCAGTCGTGCGGCTCGATCTGGGTGGTGAAGGGGTTGAACCCGAGGCCCAGCGATTCGACGAAATCACGCGCCACGTTCGGCCAGTCCACGTCCGGATAGGCGGCGAGGTGCGCGTTGTAGTTGCCCACGGCGCCGTTGATCTTGCCCAGCGCCTCGACCGCGAGGAAAGCCTGCTTGAGGCGCTTGAGGCGCCATGCCAGGTTGGCGACCTCCTTGCCCAGGGTGGTGGGCGACGCGGACTGGCCGTGGGTGCGCGAGAGCATGGGCAGGTCGGCATAGCGCTCTGCCATCTCGCCCAGGCGGAAAACCAGGTGGCGCATTTCGGGTTCGAGCACCTGGTCGCGGGCGTCGCGCAACATCAGGGCGTAGGCCAGGTTGTTGATGTCTTCCGAGGTGCAGGCGAAATGCACGAACTCACGCAGACGCCCGCCCGGGTCGACGGGCGCGAGCTGCTCCTTGAGGAAATATTCCACCGCCTTGACGTCGTGGTTGGTGGTGCCCTCGATGGTTTTCACCGTCACCGCCTGCTCCAGCGCCAGGCCGTTCGAGAGCGATTCCAGCACCTCAAGCGCCTTGCCCTCGATCGGGGCCAGTTCGACGATGCCGGACTCCCGGGAAAGCGCCAACAGCCAGCGCGCCTCGACCGCAACCCGGTAGCGGATCAGTCCATACTCGCTGAAGACCGGCCGCAGCGGGGCCACGCGGCCCGTGTAACGCCCGTCGACAGGCGAGACCGCCGTGAGAGGATGCGTCTGCATTGGATTCAAGCCGAAGGTGTTAGGATTGCGCCATCATACCGCAAGGCTTGCCGCGTCCTGAACAGGTCCGGCCGCGACATGGTTTCGTCTTAATAAATAAGCTGTATTTCAAATAGTTGAACGATTGTCTTCTTACCAATTATGAGCTTGGAGGAAGCGCATGAGCGCGCAGGAATATCGCATCGAGAAAGACAGCATGGGGGAGCTGAAGGTGCCGGCAGACGCGCTCTGGGGTGCGCAGACCCAGCGCGCCGTGCAGAACTTCCCGGTCAGCGGGCGTGCCATGCCTCCGGGGTTCATCGCGGCGGTCGGGCTGGTGAAGTGGGCGGCGGCCGGGGCGAACGAGGAACTCGGGCTGCTTGAGCCCGCAGTGGCGGCTGCGATCCGCGAGGCCGCGGCGGCGGTCGCTGCAGGCCGGCACGACGACCAGTTTCCGGTGGACGTGTTCCAGACCGGGTCCGGCACCAGCACCAACATGAATGCGAACGAGGTCATCGCCACCCTGGCCAGCCGGATCGCGGGCGCAACGGTGCACCCGAACGACCACGTCAACATGGGCCAGAGCAGCAATGACGTCATTCCCACCGCGATCCACGTCAGCGCGGCCCTTGCGGTCGAAGGCGAGTTGCTGCCCGCGCTCGACCACCTCGCCGGCGTCATCGAGAAGAAGGCGGTCGCCTGCCGCGACATCGTCAAGACCGGCCGCACGCACCTGATGGATGCCATGCCGGTGCGCCTGGACCAGGAACTCGGCGCCTGGGCGACCCAGGTGCGCTCCGGCATCGCCCGGGTGCGGGGCACCCTGCCGCGGCTATGCCGCCTGGCACAGGGCGGGACAGCAGTCGGCACCGGCATCAACGCTCACCCCGACTTCGGCGCGCGGTTCGCCGCGCAGCTGGCCGGCCGCACCGGTGTCGAATTCCGGCCGAGCGAGGATTACTTCGAGAGCCTGAGCTGCCAGGACACCGCGGTCGAGCTTTCGGGCCAGCTGAAGACCGTGGCGGTGAGCCTGATGAAGATCGCCAACGACCTGCGCTGGATGAACAGCGGCCCGCTCGCGGGGCTCGGCGAGATCGCGCTCCCGGCGCTGCAGCCCGGTTCCAGCATCATGCCGGGCAAGGTCAATCCCGTGATCCCCGAGGCTACGGCGATGGTGGCTGCCCAGGTGATCGGTAACGATGCGGCCATCACGGTGGCAGGCCAGTCCGGCAGTTTCCAGCTCAACGTGATGCTGCCCCTGGTCGCCGATCGGCTGCTCGACAGCCTGCGGGTGCTGGCTGCCGTGGCGCGCGTGCTGGCGGACCAGGCGATCGCCGGGTTCACCGTGAACGAGGACAACCTGCGCGCGGCACTGGAGCGCAACCCGATCCTGGTGACGGCGCTCAACCCCGTGATCGGCTACGAGCTCGGTGCGGCGACGGCGAAGAAGGCGTACGCCCAAGGACGGCCGATTCGCGAGGTCGCGCTGGAGATGACGGACCTCGGCGAGGACGAGCTGGCGCGCCTGCTGGATCCGGCCGGGCTGACGGAGGGCGGCATCCGCAAGTGAGGCAGCTGATCGCGCGGTGCTTTGCCGGCACCAGCCCGGCGCCCCCGGAGCGTTACCGCATTCCCGGGGTGCCCGGCGACCTGCCGCCGGCGCTGGAGCGATTGCGGCCTGCGCGCCTCGTCCCGGCGGCAGTGCTGGTGCCGCTCATCGAGCGGCCGCAGGGGCTGACGGTGCTGTTGACCGTGCGGGCGCCCGGCTTGCGGCACCACGCCGGGCAGGTGAGCTTCCCCGGCGGCAGGCTGGACCCCACGGACACGGGTCCCCTGCAGGCCGCTTTGCGCGAGGCTCGCGAGGAAGTAGGACTGTCCGGGGAGCTGGTCGAGGTGGCCGGCTACCTGCCCAACTACATGACCATCACCGGCTTCTCCGTCACGCCGGTGGTGGGTTTCGTCGCAGGCGAGTTCCAGCCGCACCCGGACACCACGGAGGTCAGCGAGGCTTTCGAGGTGCCGCTCGAGGTGCTGCTCGATCCCGGCAGCATGCAGCTCCGTCACAAGCGTTTCATGGGCGTGAAGCTGCCGTTCTTCGAGATGCCTTGGGGAGAGCACCTCATCTGGGGCGCGACCGCGGCCATGCTGGTGAATTTCCGCGACATCCTGCGGGGGTACGGCGAATGAAGCAGATGGAAGAACTGCTCGAGGTCATGGCCCGCCTGCGCGATCCCGCGCACGGGTGTCCCTGGGACGTGGCGCAGGATTTCGCCAGCATCGCGCCCTACACCATCGAGGAAGCGTACGAGGTCGCCGACGCCATCGAGCGCAACGACCTGGTGGCGTTGCGCGAGGAATTGGGCGACCTGCTGTTCCAGGTGGTGTTCCATGCGCGCATGGCGGAGGAGCAGGGCGCCTTCGACTTCGCCCGCGTCGCGGGCGAGCTCGCCGAAAAGATGCGCCGCCGCCATCCGCATGTGTTCGGTGAAGCCGAGGTGGCCGACGCCGCCGCACAGACCGAGGCCTGGGAGGCCCACAAGGCCCGTGAGCGCGCCGCCAGGCGCCAGGGCGCGCTGGACGACGTCCCGGTGAACCTGCCGGCGCTGGCGCGCGCTCAGAAGCTGGGGCGGCGGGCGGCCCGGGTGGGATTCGACTGGCCGCATGCCCCGGCGGTGCTCGAGAAGCTCGACGAAGAGCGGACCGAGCTGGCCGTGGCCATCGCGCAACGCCGCGACGCACCGGAAGCCGTGGAGGAGGAATTCGGCGACCTGCTGTTCACCATGGTCAACCTGGCCCGGCACCTCGACGTTGACGCCGAAAGCGCGCTGCGCCGTGCGGCGTTGAAATTCGAGCGGCGCTTTCGCCGCATAGAGGAGCGGCTCGCAGCCGACGGGAAGACGCCGGAGGAGGTCGACGCCGCCACGCTGGAACGCCTCTGGAACGAGGTCAAGGAGTCGGAAGCTGGGCGCTGAGACCCCCGCGCCGGACCTGGCGCCGCGCCTGGAATTCCCAGCCGAGCTGCCGGTCTCGGTCGAACGCGAGCGGATCGCCGCAGCGCTCGAGGAAAGCCAGGTCGTCGTGGTGTGCGGCGCCACAGGCTCCGGCAAGACCACCCAGTTGCCGAAGATCTGCCTGCTTGCGGGTCGCGGCCGCGACGGCATGATCGGTCATACCCAGCCGCGTCGCATCGCGGCGCGCGCCGTGGCGGCGCGGGTCGCCACGGAGCTCGGGCCGGCTGGAGACCGGCTGGTGGGCTGGAAGGTGCGGTTCAACGATCGTACCGGGCCGGACTGTCGTCTCAAGCTCATGACCGACGGGATCCTGCTGGCCGAGATACGCAGCGACCCGCTGCTGCGGCGCTACGACACCATCATCATCGACGAGGCCCACGAGCGCAGCCTCAACATCGACTTCCTGCTCGGCTACCTGAAGCAGCTGTTGCCGCGTCGGCCGGAGCTCAAGCTCATCGTCACCTCCGCCACCATCGAGCCGGCGCGCTTCGCCGCGCACTTCGACGGCGCACCGGTGATCGAGGTGGGCGGCACTTCGTACCCCGTGGAGGTGCGTTATCGTCCGCCTGCGGACCCTGATGAGGCCCGACTGCAGGACGGCGTCCTGGCGGCGGTGGACGAACTGCGCGGCCCGGCAGAGTCCGGCGGCCTGCCCGGCGATATCCTGGTATTCCTGCCCGGGGAGCGGGAGATTCGCGAGACCGCGGAAGCACTGCGCAAGCACCACCCGGCCAACACCGAGGTGCTGCCGTTGTACGGCAGGCTCTCGGCGGGCGAACAGGACAGGATTTTTCAGCCGCACGGACGGCGCCGGATCGTGCTCGCCACCAACGTCGCGGAGACCTCGCTCACCGTGCCGGGTATTCGCTGCGTGGTCGACTCCGGGCTGGCCCGGATCAGTCGCTACAGCTATCGCTCCAAGATCCAGCGCCTGCAGGTGGAGCCGATCTCCCAGGCCAGCGCGTGGCAGCGTCGCGGCCGGTGCGGACGCGAAGCTGCAGGCGTCTGCATCCGCCTCTACGAGGAGAGCGATCACGACGCGCGGCCGGAGTACACCGATCCCGAGATCCGGCGCACCAACCTCGCCAGCGTCATCCTGCAGATGGAGACGCTCGGGCTGGGCGAGATCGGCGAGTTCCCGTTCATGGATCCGCCGGACCGGCGTTTCATCAACGACGGTTACCGGTTGCTGCGCGAGCTGGGCGCCGTGGACGAGCGCCGCGGCGTCACCGCATTGGGACGCCGCCTGGCGCGGCTGCCGGTCGATCCGCGTCTCGGGCGCATGCTGCTCGAGGCCGGTCGGCTGGGCTGCGTCGCGGAGCTGCTGGTCATCGCCGCCGGCCTGTCCATCCAGGACCCGCGCGAGCGTCCGGCGGAGACCGCGGCGCAGGCGGACGAGAAGCACGCCTTGTTCCGCGACAAGCAGTCGGACTTTCTCGGCCTGTTGCGGCTGTGGGAGGCCTGGCAGGAGCGGCGGCGGCACGACTCCGGCAGCGCGCAGCGGCGCTGGGCCCGTGAGCATTTCCTGTCTTTCATGCGCCTGCGGGAGTGGCAGGACGTGCACCGCCAGTTGCTCGAGCTCACCGCGCAGATGGGCATGCGCCGCAACGAGGTGGCGGCCGATTACGCCGCCGTGCATCGGGCCATTCTCAGCGGCATGCTGTCGCACATCGGCCGGCTCGACGAGAAGGGGGAGTACCAGGGCGCGCGCAATTTGCGCTTCCGCCTGTTTCCGGACTCCGCCCTGGCGGCAAAGCCGCCCCGCTGGGTGGTGGTGGCTGCGCTGGTGGAGACCGCCCGCGTCTGGGGGCGCATGGCCGCGGCGGTCGAACCGGCATGGATCGAGGCTGCGGGGGGTGACCTGGTGCGGCGCAGCTGGTCGGACCCGCACTGGCAGGAGTCGCGCGGTTTCGTCGCGGCGCGCGCGCAGGCGGCGCTGTTCGGGCTGGTGCTGGCGACCGACCGGCGGGTGGATTTCGCGCGCGTGGACCGGGCCGGGGCGCGGGAAGTGTTCCTGCGTGACGCCCTCGCGGCCGGGCGCCTGCGCACCAGGGGCGCTTTCCTGGCGCACAACCGCGCCCTGGTGCGGACGGTACAGGCGCTCGAGGCGAAGCTGCGCCGGCGCGAGCTGCTGGCAGGCGATGCGGCCATCGCGGCGTTCTACGCGGCCCGTGTTCCTGAAGAGATCTGCTCAACCGCGGCGTTCGAGCGCTGGCGCAAGCGTGCCGAGCGTGATGCGCCGCGGCTCTTGTACATGTCCCTGGACGACCTGCTGAGCGGCGCGCCGCTGCCGCGCGGGGAGGACTTCCCCGACGTGCTGGAGTGCGACGGCAACCGTTTGCCGCTGCGCTATCGCTTCGATCCCGCCGCCGAGGACGACGGCGTGACCGTGCAGGTGCCGCGTCATCTCCTGCCGCTGCTCAGTGAAGACCGGCTGGACTGGCTGGTGCCGGGCTGGCTGGAAGAGAAAGTCGTCGCCATGCTGCGGGCCTTGCCCAAGTCGGCCCGGCGCCGCATCGTCCCGATCCCGGATCATGCGCGTGCCTGCCTCGCCATGCTGCAGCCAGGGCAGGGCCTGCTGCGTGCAGCGCTGGCCGAGGCTTTGCGCCGCGACGCCGGCCTCGAGGTGCCGCCCGAGACCTGGAGCGGCCTCGAGTTCGAGCCCTGGCTGCGTTTTCGCGTCGAGGTGACCGACGGCGACGGCAAAGTACTGGGTGCGTCGCGCGACCTCGACGGACTGAAGCGGGCCTTCGCGCCGGCGGCCGGGGCTGTGACCGAGGGAGCCGTCGCGGAGTGGTCCGGCCAGGGCCTGCGCCGCTGGAGCTGCGGGCTGATGCCGCAGCAAGTCGAAGTGCGACGCGGCCGCACCGTGCAGCGCCTGTTCCCCGCGCTGCAGGATGACGGCGGCGCGGTGTCCTGCCGGTTATTCCCGACTGCCGCGGAGGCCGCGGAGAACCATCGCCACGGCGTGTTGCGCCTGTTGCTGCTGGCGTTGCCCCAGCAGCAGCGTGCATTGCTGCAGCGAGCGCGTGGCGAGCACGCCCTGCTGCTGCGCGGACGCGGCCTGGCGCAGGCCCGGGACCTGGCCGAGGACCTCGTGACTGCGGCTTTCGCGCGCGTATTCCTTGGTGCCGATGCCGAGCTGCCACGGGACGAAGCCGGATTGCAGGCGTGTCTTGACGCCGGCCGGGCCCGGATCATGCCGGACGCCGAGCAGCTGCTGGCTACGGCGGTGCAGGTGCTGGAGCTCCACGACGAATGCAGGTCGAGGCTGGAACGCGGCCTGGTCGGCCCGGGGGCGGCCGAGGCGGCCGCAGACATCGACGGGCAGCTGCGCGAGCTCGTGTACCCCGGTTTCCTGGCGAGTACGCCGCCGGAGCGACTCGACGACCTGCCGCGCTACCTGAAGGCCGTCCTGGCCCGCATGGAAAGGCTGGCGCTGGGCAAGGGCGAAGCACGCCAGGTGCTGGAGCTGCGGCCCCATCGCGAGCGGCTGGCGGAAAGCGCCGCGGCACGCTGGAGCAATCCGGCCGCGGCCGCTGCGTTCAGGCAGTACCGCTGGATGCTGGAAGAGTATCGGGTGCAGCTGTTCGCCCAGGCGCTGGGCGTGCGCGAGAAAGTTTCGCACGCCCGGCTCGAGGCCCAGTGGCAGAAGTGTCGGGAGCTGCAGGCCGGGTTGCGGCCCGCGAATTGACGCACGCGGTGCGCCGCACGGACAATCCCGGCATGTCCGAGCCCAGAGACTGACCATGCGTGTCGGATTCGTCGTCGATGCAAGCTGCGATTTGCCCGACGCATGCCTGGAGCGCCACGGCGTGCGCATCCTGCCGCATGTGCTCGAACTCGGCAGCCGCACCTGGATCGACGAGCGCGATCCCGAGCAGACCATGATGCTGTATCGGCGCTTCATTGCGGATCGCTCGGTCGAGGCGAGAGTGAACGCTGCCAGCACGGCCGAGATCCGTGACATCTTCCTGCAGGAACTGGTGCTTGACTATGACCGCGTGCTGGTCATCAGCGCCGCGGCTGAATTCAGTGACATGCACGCCCACGCGACGGAAGCGTCTTACGCCATCCTGCAGGCCTACCGCGAGCGCCGCGACGCAGCGGACCGCGCCGGAAGCTTCGCCTTGCGCGTGCTGGACAGCCGCAGCCTCGGCGCCGGCGAAGGGGTTGTGCTCTGTCGTGCCCTGGAACTGCTCGAGGACGGCAGGCAAGGCTTCGAGAAGATCCGGCTCACCGTGCGGGACGAGCTGGAGCGCGTCCGGTGCCTGTTTGTGCCCGGGGACCCGTGGTACTTGCGGCGGCGGGGGATGGATGGTCGCGGCAAGGGTATCGGGCGCGGCGAGTACCTGCTCGCCGAACTCGCCGGGGTGCGTCCGATCATCGAGCTTTCCCGCGGCGTGCAGCAGGTGGTGGCGCGCCCGCGCGGCTACGCGGCGGCGTGCGCCCAGGCCATGGATGAGGCCCGCAAGGCGATCGCGCGCGGCCTGGGTACGCCCGCACTGGTGCTGAGCTTCGGCGGCGACCCGCGGGTCATCCGGAAGATGGAGGCCTACCAGGAACTGGAGGCGGCCGCGGTCAGCGCACAACTGGACATGCACCTTGCGGTGATGGGCGCCGGAGCGGGCGCCCGGCTCGGACCGGGCGCTTTTTCCATAGGGTGGCTCGAAGCGTCCGAGTAGCGCCCGGGGTTCAAGCCCGCGGCGCTTGCTCCGGCGCCTTGTCGCCGGGGCGAGACGGCAGCCGGTCGAGCAGCGGTGCGACCAGGTCGAGCGGCAGCGGGAACACGATGGTGTTGGTCTTCTCGCTGGCCACCTGGCTCAGCGTCTGCAGGTAGCGCAGCTGCATCGCCTGGGGTTCGCGGGCCAGCATCTGCGCCGCCTCGAGCAACATCTGCGAGGCCTGCTTTTCGCCCTCCGCATGGATGACCTTGGCGCGCCTGGAGCGCTCGGCCTCGGCCTGCTGGGCGATGGCCCGGATCATGCTCTGTTCGAGGTCGACGTGCTTGATCTCCACGTTGGTGACCTTGATGCCCCAGTTGTCGGTCTGCTGGTCCAGGATGCCCTGGATGTCCGAGTTGAGTTTGTCCCGCTCGGAAAGCATTTCGTCGAGGTCGTGCTGCCCGAGCACGGAGCGCAGGGTCGTCTGCGCGACCTGGCTGGTGGCCTCGTAGACATTCTCCACCTGGATGATGGCGCGCTCGGGATCGACGATGCGGAAATAGACCACGGCGTTGACCTTGACCGAGACGTTGTCCTTGGAGATCACGTCCTGGGTCGGCACGTCCATGACCACGATGCGCAGGTCGGTCTTGACCATCTGCTGGATGACCGGGATGACGATGATCAGTCCCGGGCCTTTCACCTTGTAGAAGCGACCGAGCTGGAAGATCACGCCCCGCTCGTACTCCTTGAGAATCTTGATCGCGCTGATGAGCAGCAGCAGGACGCCGGCCAGGAGCAGCGTGGTGAAGTAGCTAAACATGTCAGTTCTCCTTGGATTCGTCCGCTTCCACTTCCAGGGTCAGGCCGTGCATCGCCTTGACCCGCAGGATCTGTCCCTGGCTCACCGGTGCGCCGGCATGGGCGTTCCACAGCTCGCCGTGCACGCGCACCAGCCCGGTGCCGGAAAAGTCGTCCAGCGCCACCGCCTCGGCGCCGAGCATGTCCTCGCGCCCGCTCACGATCGGTCGGTTGCGGGCCCGTACGGCGAACCAGACGATGGCCATCACCGCGCTGCCGCCGAGCAGGGCGATGGAACCGATCAACGCCAGCGGCACGCCGAAGCCCGGCACGTCGGTGTCCATCAGGATCACCGACCCGACCACGAAGGCGATGATGCCGCCTATCCCCAGCGCGCCGAAGCTCGGCACGAAAATCTCCCCGATCATCATCAGGACCCCAAGGACGATCAGGGCCAGGCCGGCGTAGTTCACGGGCAGGATCTGGAAGGCGTACAAGGCCAGCAGCAGGCAGATGGCGCCGACCACGCCGGGCACGATCGCGCCGGGGTTGTAACCTTCGAAAATGAGACCGTAGATGCCCGCAAGCAGCAGCATGTAAGCGACGGTGGGGCTGGTGATCACGGACAGCAACTCGGTGCGCCAGTCGGGCTGAACGCTCTCCACGGCGAGACCCTGGGTCTGGATCACCACGTCGCCGGCTTCGGTGGACACCGTGCGGCCATCAATGGCGCGCAGCAGCTCGCCCATGTCGGCGGCGACCAGGTCGATGACGTTTTCCTCCACCGCGCGCTCGGCGGTCATGCTCGCCGACTCGCGCACCGCGCGCTCCGCCCAGTCGGCATTCCGACCCCGTTGCTCCGCAAGACTGCGAATATAGGCGACGGCGTCGTTCACCGCCTTGGCTTCGGGGCCGCCCTTCATAGGGGCGGGCTCGGTGTCGTCCGCGCCCACGCCCTCGCTCTCGCCCTGGCCGGAGGCGTCGTCGCCGGGGTCGGCCGGGGGCTCCCCGGGCGCGGGCTGCTGGCCGCCACCCACGGGCACCGGGGTCGCGGCACCGAGGTTCGTCGCCGGGGCCATGGCCGCGACGTGGCTGGCATAAAGGATGTAGGTGCCGGCGCTGGCCGCGCGTGAGCCGCCGGGCGCCACCCAGGTCACGACCGGGACCGGCGAGCTCAAGATGGCCTTGATGATGTCGCGCATGGCGCTGTCGAGCCCGCCGGGCGTGTCCATCTGGATGATGATGAGCTGCGCCCGTTGCGCTGCGGCCTCTTGGATGCCGCGGACCACGTAATCGCTGGTGGCGGGTCCCAGCGGACCGTTGATTTCCAGCAGCACTGCGCGCCCCGTGCCGGCCCCGTCGGGCGGTGCAGCCGCCTGCTGGCTGAGAGCCGCGACGGCGACCAGGCAGAGCACCGATACGAGGAGGGCGCGCAGCGTGTTCATGGGCCCATGTTAACCACAGCGCGTGGCCGGTGCCACACGCCTTCCGCGGCGGCGATATACTTGCGGCCCCAGGCGGCGGCAGGCGCGGAAATGGCATCCAACCGTATCGTTTTTCTCAGCACCGGCGGCACCATCGACAAGGTCTATTTCGACGAGGCCAGCCGCTTCGAGGTGGGCGAGACCGTGGTCGCCAAGATCCTGCGCGACGGTGGCGTGACTTATGACTTCGAGGTCGTGCCCTTGATGCGCAAGGACAGCCTGCAGATCAGCGACCGGGACCGCGCTGCAATCCGTGCCGCCGTGGAGGTGCGTGACGAGTCACGGGTCATAGTGACGCACGGCACGGACACCATGGTGGAGACCGCGAAGGTTCTGGCAGGCATACCGGGCAAGACCATTGTCATGACCGGTGCGCTCAGCCCGGCGCGTTTCCAGGCTTCCGACGCGGTGTTCAACATCGGCATGGCGGTCGCGGCGGTGCAGACCTGCCCGCCCGGCGTCTGGATCGCCATGAGCGGGCAGGTCTTCCCCTGGGACCACGTGCGCAAGAACCGCGGGCTCAACCGCTTCGAACGCCTCGACGGTTGATCAGTCCAGCTCGAACTTGATGCCCTGCGCAAGCGGCAGCTCGTGGCTGAAGTTGATGGTGTTGGTCTGGCGCCGCATGTAGGCCTTCCACGCATCTGAGCCGGCCTCGCGCCCGCCGCCCGTCTCCTTCTCACCGCCGAAGGCGCCACCGATTTCGGCGCCCGAAGTGCCGATGTTGACGTTGGCGATGCCGCAGTCGCTGCCGGTGGCCGAGAGGAAGCGCTCCGCGGCCTGCAGGTCGTCAGTGAAAATGGCGGAGGACAGCCCCTGGCGCACGGCATTGTTGAGGGCGATGGCCTCGTCGAAGTGGTGGAACGGGATCAGGTACAGGATCGGCGCGAAGGTTTCCTCCTGCACCACGTCCCACTCGTTGCTGGCCTTGACGATGGTCGGCTGCACGAAATGGCCCTTGCCCTCGATGACGTGGCCGCCGGTCAGCACGCGACCGCCGCGCACGATGACCTTTTCGATCGCCGCTTCGTAGCGCAGCACGGCGTCGCCGTCGATCAGCGGGCCCATCAGGGTCCCGGCGTCCAGCGGGTCGCCCACCTTGACCTGCTGGTAGGCATGCATCAGGCGATGCGCCAGCTCGTCGAACAGTTTCTCGTGCACCAGCACGCGCCGCGTCGTGGTGCAGCGCTGCCCCGCCGTGCCCACGGCGCCGAACACGATGGCAGGCACCGCCAGCTCGAGGTTGGCTTTCTCGTCCACGATGATGGCGTTGTTGCCGCCGAGCTCGAGCAGCGATCGTCCCATGCGGGCGGCCACGCGTTCGCCCACCTTGCGTCCGACCGGCGTCGAGCCGGTGAAGGAGACGAGGTCCACGCGGGGGTCGTCGACGAAGGCCTCGGCCATGGCGACGTCGCCTTCGATGAAGAGGTTGAAAATCGGCGGATAGTCGTGTCCGGCCAGCGCTTCGTTGCAGATCTTCTGCACGGCGAGCGCGCACAGCGGCGTCTTCGGCGACGGCTTCCAGATACACACGTCCCCGCACACCGCGGCGATGAACGCGTTCCAGCTCCATACCGCGACCGGGAAATTGAAGGCGCTGATGATCCCGACCACGCCGAGCGGGTGCCATTGCTCGTACATGCGATGGCCCGGGCGCTCCGAGTGCATGGTGCGGCCGTAGAGCATGCGCGACTGGCCGACGGCGAAATCGGCGATGTCGATCATTTCCTGCACTTCGCCGTCGCCTTCCGCCTTGATCTTGCCCATCTCCAGGCTGACCAGGCTGCCCAGCGCGTCCTTGTGCCGGCGCAACGCCTCGGCGCACAGGCGCACGGCTTCGCCGCGCTGCGGCGCGGGCATCGCGCGCCAGAGGTGGAACGCTTCTTTCGCGCTGCCGACGATCTCTTCGTACTCGTCCGGCGAGGCGGTGCGGATGCTCGCGATGCGCTCTCCCGTGGCCGGGTTGAACGAATCGATCTTGCGACCGCGGCCAGGCAGTTCCCGGCCGCCGGCCCAGGCGCCGGAGTTCTCGTCCTCCAGGCCAAGGCTCTTCAGGATCTCGTGCATGTCAGTCTCCCTTTGCGCGCTGGTGCCCCACGGCGCCAGTGGCGATCATGCGGGCCGACACCTCGTAGGTGCCCCCGTGTGCGTAGTAGCGCCCGAAGCGGTTATCGAGCACGTCCCTGAGGTGAAAACTCTCCTGCGTCACGAACCCCCGGTGTTGCCCCGGGTTGGCCAGCACCAGGTCGGTGACGGCGCACACGCCGGCGGCCGTCGTCACCTGGATGGCAGACCACAGCCGACCGGCGATGACCTGCGGATAAATCTTGTTGACGTAGTTCTCTTCGCGCAGCTCGCCGTCCTGCTTGCCGACGACCGACACGTAGACGATGACCACGTCCTGCAGGGTCCGCGGCACGGCGTTCTCGAGGACGCGCTTCAGGGTGTCGCGGTCGTGGTTGAGCTTGAGCCCGTTCATGAGCAGGCGCATCTGGTTGCAGTGCCCGGGGTAGCGCATGGTCTTGTAGTTCATCTTGCTCACGCGGCCGCGCCAGGAGTCGGCGAGGGAGCCAAGGCCGCCCGAGGTGTTGAATGCCTCGTACTTGGTGCCGTCGATCTCGATCTCCTCCAGGCCTTCGAGCGGCAGCACCTTGAT
It contains:
- a CDS encoding saccharopine dehydrogenase family protein encodes the protein MHRVLVLGAGKIGALISGLLAESGDYHVALADVDAVAAAAVAKAHGLPNVQAFGFDATDRGALDAHLDAHPADAVISGLPYFCNVPVAEACRQRGMHYFDLTEDVAVTEQVRTIAAGADTAFAPQCGLAPGFVSIAANELAQHFDDLRTVKLRVGALPQHPNNVLKYSLTWSTDGLINEYGNMCEAVQDGEVIKVLPLEGLEEIEIDGTKYEAFNTSGGLGSLADSWRGRVSKMNYKTMRYPGHCNQMRLLMNGLKLNHDRDTLKRVLENAVPRTLQDVVIVYVSVVGKQDGELREENYVNKIYPQVIAGRLWSAIQVTTAAGVCAVTDLVLANPGQHRGFVTQESFHLRDVLDNRFGRYYAHGGTYEVSARMIATGAVGHQRAKGD
- a CDS encoding aldehyde dehydrogenase family protein, yielding MHEILKSLGLEDENSGAWAGGRELPGRGRKIDSFNPATGERIASIRTASPDEYEEIVGSAKEAFHLWRAMPAPQRGEAVRLCAEALRRHKDALGSLVSLEMGKIKAEGDGEVQEMIDIADFAVGQSRMLYGRTMHSERPGHRMYEQWHPLGVVGIISAFNFPVAVWSWNAFIAAVCGDVCIWKPSPKTPLCALAVQKICNEALAGHDYPPIFNLFIEGDVAMAEAFVDDPRVDLVSFTGSTPVGRKVGERVAARMGRSLLELGGNNAIIVDEKANLELAVPAIVFGAVGTAGQRCTTTRRVLVHEKLFDELAHRLMHAYQQVKVGDPLDAGTLMGPLIDGDAVLRYEAAIEKVIVRGGRVLTGGHVIEGKGHFVQPTIVKASNEWDVVQEETFAPILYLIPFHHFDEAIALNNAVRQGLSSAIFTDDLQAAERFLSATGSDCGIANVNIGTSGAEIGGAFGGEKETGGGREAGSDAWKAYMRRQTNTINFSHELPLAQGIKFELD